Proteins encoded by one window of Vigna radiata var. radiata cultivar VC1973A chromosome 5, Vradiata_ver6, whole genome shotgun sequence:
- the LOC106762742 gene encoding nuclear speckle RNA-binding protein B — MADPYYPYSFPAAADGASIARTSFAGYIPTEPSNSTELRGTGSDYLQRDIGLFYSADDTLGSRVHSEPVKGYSPLADPDLTKKRDMTPLGISHGVSDVNSERASSKNTYDGLPISAADSNILFVGGLPNNCTRREVGHLFRPFIGYKDIRVVHKEPRRSDDKAMTLCFVEFVDSKCALTALEALQGYKFDDKKPDSPTLKIQFAHFPFRLPSDHGNSITT; from the exons ATGGCGGATCCCTATTACCCATATAGTTTTCCGGCAGCTGCCGACGGAG CAAGTATTGCGAGGACCAGCTTTGCTGGATATATTCCAACCGAGCCTTCAAATTCTACTGAACTGCGGGGCACTGGATCAGATTACCTGCAAAGAGAT ATAGGCTTGTTTTATAGTGCAGATGATACTTTGGGATCTAGGGTTCATTCTGAGCCTGTTAAGGGTTATTCACCTCTCGCAGATCCTGACCTGACTAAAAAACGAGACATGACACCATTAGGCATTAGTCATGGTGTTTCTGATGTGAACAGTGAAAGAGCATCATCTAAAAACACTTATGATGGTCTGCCTATTTCAGCAGCGGACTCAAACATTCTGTTTGTGGGTGGACTTCCAAATAACTGCACTAGAAGGGAAGTTGGGC ATCTTTTCCGCCCCTTTATTGGCTATAAGGATATTAGAGTTGTTCACAAGGAGCCTAGACGT AGCGATGACAAGGCTATGACTTTGTGTTTTGTGGAGTTTGTTGACTCGAAATGTGCTCTCACTGCCCTGGAAGCCCTGCAAG GCTACAAGTTTGATGATAAAAAGCCTGACTCGCCAACCCTAAAAATACAGTTTGCGCACTTTCCATTCCGTCTACCGTCTGATCATGGCAACAGCATAACAACATGA
- the LOC106762057 gene encoding serine/threonine-protein kinase tricorner: MEDLEEEENVAEEVLGSSLTMEKVAAAKKFIENHYRAQMKNIQERKERRWVLERKLASSDVPNEERINLIKDLERKETEYMRLKRHKICVDDFELLTIIGRGAFGEVRLCREKKSGNIYAMKKLKKSEMLRRGQVEHVRAERNLLAEVASHCIVKLYYSFQDAEYLYLIMEYLPGGDVMTLLMREDTLSENVARFYIAQSVLAIESIHKHNYIHRDIKPDNLLLDKNGHMKLSDFGLCKPLDCIALSTLHENQTMDDETLAEPMDVDGCLRDADNRSSWRSPREQLQHWQMNRRKLAFSTVGTPDYIAPEVLLKKGYGMECDWWSLGAIMYEMLVGYPPFYSDDPITTCRKIVHWRNHLRFPEDTQLTLEAKDLIYRLLCDVDHRLGTRGAQEIKAHPWFHGVEWEKLYEMEAAFKPQVNGELDTQNFMKFDEVDPPTAARSGSGSSRKMLTTKDLSFVGYTYKNFDAVKEGLRQSFGDSMQEYASKRAAEETSLQMLASSGDHMLP, translated from the exons atgGAGGATCTCGAGGAGGAAGAGAACGTAGCGGAGGAGGTGTTGGGGTCAAGCTTGACCATGGAGAAGGTGGCGGCGGCGAAGAAGTTTATTGAGAATCATTATAGGGCTCAGATGAAGAACATCCAAGAGAGGAAGGAGAG gcGTTGGGTGTTAGAAAGAAAACTAGCATCTTCGGATGTGCCAAATGAGGAGCGGATCAACCTTATCAAAGATTTAGAGAGGAAGGAGACTGAATATATGCGATTGAAAAGGCACAAgatttgtgttgatgattttgaACTTTTGACCATCATTGGAAGGGGAGCTTTTGGGGAG GTCAGACTGTGTCGGGAGAAGAAATCTGGAAATATTTATGCTATGAAAAAGCTGAAGAAATCTGAAATGCTTAGGAGAGGCCAG GTGGAACATGTTAGAGCTGAGAGGAACTTGCTGGCTGAAGTTGCCAGTCATTGCATTGTGAAGCTTTACTACTCATTTCAGGATGCTGAGTACTTGTACTTGATTATGGAGTATCTGCCTGGCGGTGACGTTATGACTCTGCTGATGAGGGAAGACACCTTAAGCGAAAATGTTGCTAGATTTTACATTGCACAAAGTGTTCTGGCCATAGAATCTATTCACAAACACAATTACATTCACAG AGATATTAAACCTGATAACCTACTTCTGGATAAAAATGGTCACATGAAGCTCTCTGATTTTGGTCTCTGTAAGCCTCTCGACTGTATTGCCTTGTCTACACTGCATGAAAATCAGACGATGGATGATGAGACTTTGGCAGAGCCAATGGATGTTGATGGATGTTTGCGTGATGCGGACAATCGAAGCAGCTGGAGAAGTCCTCGTGAACAGCTTCAGCATTGGCAGATGAACAGGAGGAAGTTG GCATTTTCAACGGTGGGGACACCGGACTACATTGCTCCTGAAGTACTTCTGAAAAAAGGCTATGGGATGGAATGTGATTG GTGGTCACTGGGAGCAATAATGTATGAAATGCTGGTTGGTTACCCTCCATTTTACTCCGATGACCCAATAACCACTTGCAGAAAG ATTGTTCACTGGAGAAATCATTTAAGATTTCCTGAAGATACCCAGTTAACACTTGAGGCCAAGGATCTAATTTATAGGTTGCTGTGTGATGTTGATCATAGGTTAGGTACTCGAGGGGCCCAAGAAATAAAG GCTCATCCTTGGTTCCATGGTGTGGAGTGGGAGAAACTCTATGAAATGGAGGCAGCATTTAAACCTCAAGTCAACGGGGAGCTGGATACCCAAAACTTCATGAAGTTTGATGAG GTGGATCCACCAACAGCGGCAAGAAGTGGGTCTGGATCCTCACGAAAG ATGCTAACTACCAAAGATCTAAGCTTCGTTGGTTACACTTACAAGAACTTCGATGCTGTAAAAGAAGGGCTTCGTCAATCTTTTG GTGATTCCATGCAAGAGTATGCTTCTAAACGGGCAGCTGAAGAAACAAGTTTACAAATGCTTGCGTCTTCTGGAGATCACATGTTACCATAA